From a single Halobellus ruber genomic region:
- the purD gene encoding phosphoribosylamine--glycine ligase, whose protein sequence is MSESETVVLVGGGGREHAIARALAADPACEVYACASNRNPGIAGLAAGFGTVEETAVDEVVAYATDVGADLAVIGPEAALEVGLADALDDAGVYTFGPGSEAARIETDKAFQREFMRSESIPGCPDFAVFDDMDAACDYIDDYDGDLAVKPAGLTGGKGVRVIGDQVTRQEAKAYLRDSDYGRVVLEERLVGEEFTVQAFVANGEVRPTPAVQDHKRAYEGDEGPNTGGMGSYSDAAPELPFMTAGDYADAVDILEATVDALPEYKGVLYGQFMLTADGPKVVEFNARFGDPEAMNTLPVLETSFLDVVTAARDGEDLPRLEFAGKATVCKYAVPEGYPTDPSSGAKIAVDEDSVGEALLFYASVDEREDGLYTTTSRSFAVVGVADSIAEAETRADDALAAAGDGLRVRHDVGKPDLVERRIEHMDALRGE, encoded by the coding sequence ATGAGTGAGTCCGAGACGGTAGTGCTCGTCGGCGGCGGCGGACGCGAACACGCGATCGCCCGGGCGCTCGCGGCCGACCCGGCGTGTGAGGTGTACGCGTGTGCCAGCAACCGCAATCCGGGGATCGCGGGGCTCGCGGCGGGGTTCGGGACGGTCGAGGAGACGGCCGTCGACGAGGTCGTGGCGTACGCGACCGACGTCGGCGCCGACCTGGCGGTGATCGGCCCGGAGGCCGCCCTCGAAGTCGGCCTCGCCGACGCGCTCGACGACGCCGGGGTGTACACCTTCGGCCCCGGCAGCGAGGCCGCCCGCATCGAGACCGACAAGGCGTTCCAGCGGGAGTTCATGCGGTCGGAGTCGATCCCGGGGTGTCCGGACTTCGCTGTCTTCGACGATATGGACGCGGCCTGCGACTACATCGACGACTACGACGGCGACCTCGCGGTCAAGCCCGCGGGGCTCACCGGCGGGAAGGGCGTCCGCGTGATCGGCGACCAGGTCACACGGCAAGAAGCGAAGGCGTACCTCCGCGACAGCGACTACGGCCGGGTGGTCTTGGAGGAACGGCTGGTCGGCGAGGAGTTCACCGTCCAGGCGTTCGTCGCGAACGGCGAGGTGCGGCCGACGCCCGCCGTCCAGGACCACAAACGCGCCTACGAGGGCGACGAGGGACCCAACACCGGCGGGATGGGAAGCTACAGCGACGCGGCGCCCGAACTCCCGTTTATGACCGCCGGCGACTACGCCGACGCCGTCGACATCCTCGAAGCGACCGTCGACGCCCTCCCCGAATACAAGGGGGTCCTCTACGGGCAGTTCATGCTCACCGCCGACGGGCCGAAAGTGGTCGAATTCAACGCCCGCTTCGGCGACCCCGAGGCGATGAACACGCTTCCCGTCCTCGAAACCTCGTTCCTCGACGTCGTGACCGCCGCCCGCGACGGCGAGGACCTCCCCCGACTGGAGTTCGCGGGCAAGGCGACCGTCTGCAAGTACGCCGTCCCGGAGGGGTATCCGACGGACCCCTCCTCGGGGGCGAAAATTGCCGTCGACGAGGATAGCGTCGGCGAGGCGCTGCTGTTCTACGCAAGCGTCGACGAACGCGAGGACGGCCTCTACACCACCACCTCCCGGTCGTTCGCGGTGGTCGGCGTCGCCGACTCGATCGCCGAGGCGGAGACGCGGGCGGACGACGCCCTCGCGGCCGCCGGCGACGGCCTCCGGGTCCGCCACGACGTCGGCAAGCCCGACCTCGTCGAGCGGCGGATCGAGCACATGGACGCCCTGCGCGGGGAGTGA
- a CDS encoding thioredoxin family protein, protein MSDSDTGTEATAGRLETMRPNPAWSADAYEDVVEALSDEGLVFRVWGGDWCGDCRGQLPDFGAALDAAGVPDDRVHHYPVEKDAGGSKTGPLVEEYGIELIPTVVVERDGEEVARFVEAERTPIAVYLAERLGE, encoded by the coding sequence ATGTCCGACTCAGACACCGGAACCGAAGCGACGGCGGGACGATTGGAGACGATGCGGCCGAACCCCGCCTGGAGCGCGGACGCCTACGAGGACGTCGTCGAAGCGCTCTCGGATGAGGGCCTCGTCTTCCGCGTGTGGGGCGGCGACTGGTGTGGCGACTGCCGCGGCCAACTGCCGGACTTCGGGGCCGCGCTCGACGCCGCGGGCGTCCCCGATGACCGGGTTCACCACTACCCCGTCGAGAAGGACGCCGGCGGGAGCAAGACCGGCCCGCTCGTCGAGGAGTACGGGATCGAACTGATCCCGACCGTCGTGGTCGAACGCGACGGCGAGGAGGTCGCCCGGTTCGTCGAGGCGGAGCGCACCCCGATCGCGGTGTACTTGGCCGAGCGGCTCGGCGAGTAG
- a CDS encoding thioredoxin domain-containing protein: MDDPLSRNRLDEEASPYLRQHADNPVHWQPWDDAALAAARETDRPIFLSVGYAACHWCHVMAEESFADEEVAAVLNDSFVPIKVDREERPDLDRVYQTICGLVTGGGGWPLSVWLTPEGKPFYVGTYFPKTEDPKRGNVPGFLDVCRSFAASWESDREEIENRAGQWTDALRDRLESTPTSGGKTADTDGDADGSEDVGADILGNVATAAIRATDREHGGFGSGGPKFPQPWRIDALLRASAATDSDDALPAATASLDAMAAGGVYDQIGGGFHRYATDREWTVPHFEKMLYDNGELLALYAAAYRRTGRDRYARIMRETANFLRRELRHAEGGLFSTLDAQSEGEEGKFYVWTPEAVDTAIDDDRTAAIAKDRFGVIDAGNFEGKTVLTVSASIPSLADDYDCPESEIIERLDDARAALFAARSERVRPARDEKILASWNGLAIRGLARAGLVLGDDDQVELAADALSFVREHLWDPETKRLSRRYKGGDVKGTGYLDDHAFLARGALELYGATGDVDHLAFAIELAETIVGAFYDAGARTLYLTPEDGEALVTRPQELQDQSTPSSAGVAASLLLDLDAFSPSSEFADVADAVLDTHADRIRGRPLEHTSLGLAAHKRAHGSTEVVVTTDSDGAGFPESIRASLASTYVPDAVLAPRPPTEAGLDVWLDTLGLDEAPPIWRGRTERDDEPTVYVCEGRACLPPSHSVPDALSWFESGEGPSADGSAGSGGDLDVDDLPFDSD; this comes from the coding sequence ATGGACGATCCACTGTCGCGGAACCGGCTGGACGAGGAGGCCAGTCCCTATCTCCGTCAGCACGCCGACAACCCGGTCCACTGGCAGCCGTGGGACGACGCCGCGCTGGCTGCGGCGCGGGAGACCGACCGCCCGATCTTCCTCTCGGTGGGCTACGCCGCGTGTCACTGGTGTCACGTGATGGCCGAGGAGAGCTTCGCGGACGAGGAGGTCGCGGCGGTGCTCAACGACTCGTTCGTCCCGATCAAGGTCGACCGCGAGGAGCGGCCGGACCTCGATCGGGTCTATCAGACCATCTGCGGGCTGGTGACCGGCGGCGGCGGGTGGCCGCTGTCGGTGTGGCTCACGCCGGAGGGGAAACCGTTCTACGTCGGGACCTACTTCCCGAAGACCGAGGATCCCAAGCGCGGGAACGTCCCGGGCTTCCTCGACGTTTGCCGGTCGTTCGCGGCGTCGTGGGAGTCCGATCGGGAGGAGATCGAGAACAGAGCGGGCCAGTGGACCGACGCGCTCCGCGACCGGCTGGAGTCGACGCCGACGAGCGGGGGCAAGACGGCGGATACCGACGGCGATGCCGACGGTTCCGAGGATGTCGGCGCCGACATTCTGGGGAACGTCGCGACCGCCGCGATCCGGGCGACCGACCGCGAACACGGCGGGTTCGGCTCCGGCGGCCCGAAGTTCCCCCAGCCGTGGCGGATCGACGCTCTGCTCCGGGCGTCGGCGGCGACCGACAGCGACGACGCGCTCCCCGCGGCGACGGCGTCGTTGGACGCGATGGCCGCCGGCGGCGTCTACGACCAGATCGGCGGGGGGTTCCACCGGTACGCCACCGACCGGGAGTGGACGGTCCCCCACTTCGAGAAGATGCTCTACGACAACGGCGAACTGCTCGCGCTCTACGCCGCGGCGTACCGGCGGACCGGCCGGGACCGATACGCGCGGATTATGCGCGAGACCGCCAACTTCCTCCGCCGGGAACTCCGCCACGCCGAGGGCGGCCTCTTCAGCACCCTCGACGCCCAAAGCGAGGGCGAGGAGGGGAAGTTCTACGTCTGGACGCCCGAGGCGGTCGACACCGCGATCGACGACGACCGCACCGCCGCGATCGCGAAAGACCGGTTCGGGGTGATCGACGCCGGCAACTTCGAGGGGAAGACGGTGCTCACGGTGTCGGCATCGATTCCGAGTCTGGCCGACGATTACGACTGCCCGGAATCGGAGATCATCGAGCGGCTCGACGACGCCCGCGCGGCGCTGTTCGCGGCCCGGAGCGAACGGGTTCGACCCGCCCGCGACGAGAAGATCCTCGCGTCGTGGAACGGGCTCGCGATCCGGGGCCTCGCCAGGGCGGGGCTCGTGCTCGGCGACGACGACCAGGTCGAACTCGCCGCGGATGCCCTGTCGTTCGTACGGGAGCACCTCTGGGATCCCGAAACCAAGCGGCTCTCCCGGCGGTACAAGGGCGGCGACGTGAAGGGGACCGGCTACCTCGACGACCACGCGTTCCTGGCGCGCGGGGCCCTCGAGCTGTACGGCGCTACCGGCGACGTCGACCACCTCGCCTTCGCCATCGAACTCGCGGAGACGATCGTCGGGGCGTTCTACGACGCCGGGGCACGGACGCTGTATCTGACTCCCGAAGACGGTGAGGCGCTCGTCACCCGGCCGCAGGAACTCCAGGACCAGTCGACGCCGTCGAGCGCGGGCGTCGCGGCGTCGCTCCTCCTGGATCTGGACGCCTTTTCGCCGTCCTCGGAGTTTGCGGACGTCGCCGACGCGGTCCTCGACACTCACGCCGACCGGATCCGCGGCCGGCCGCTCGAACACACCTCGCTGGGGCTTGCGGCCCACAAGCGGGCGCACGGATCGACCGAGGTCGTGGTGACGACCGACAGCGACGGTGCCGGCTTCCCGGAGTCGATCCGGGCGTCGCTGGCGTCGACCTACGTCCCCGACGCGGTCCTCGCGCCGCGGCCGCCGACCGAGGCGGGACTCGACGTCTGGCTCGACACGCTCGGGCTCGACGAGGCGCCGCCGATCTGGCGCGGGCGGACCGAGCGCGACGACGAACCCACAGTCTACGTCTGCGAGGGCCGTGCGTGTTTGCCGCCGTCGCACTCGGTCCCGGACGCGCTATCGTGGTTCGAGAGCGGGGAGGGGCCCTCCGCGGACGGATCGGCGGGCAGCGGGGGCGACCTCGACGTGGACGATCTCCCGTTCGATTCGGATTGA
- a CDS encoding PAS domain S-box protein: protein MRLSAQREIRILHVDEEPSITDLTATFLEREDDQFSVETATSADEGLQHLGDRPPDCIVSDYNMPGMDGLEFLQAVREDYPDLPFILFTGKGSEEVASDAISAGVTDYLQKKSGTEQYELLANRIRNAVDARRESKRADRQEQLMRLTEFAGDTGGFEIDVDAGDLLLTDGTRRLVGLPEDAHLCLEEAIELYHPDDQADVRQTVTRAVETGEQTRGTWRLQTLDDDERLVDVTITPTTDGNDVTTLRGAVHDITERKEREQELSLFFEESPLGAIQWDEEFRFERMNDRAEEILGYSEAELHGEPWERIVADDDRERVGDAVESLLDADGGRRVINDNVRKDGETLICEWHNRAVTDADGTVESVFSKFQDVTERERRKRELQEYETVIEALSDAVYVVDEDGRFRYVNEEFTELVGYDTETIIGNTPSLIKDGNSVERAEHHLGRLLSSDGPETVTFEVTIQPRAGDPIVCEDHMGVLPYDGEEFDGSVGVLRDITEHKQYEQELEAQNERLEEFASIVSHDLRNPLGVAEGHLELAGGGDENGHLAKAVDAIERSQALIDDLLTLAREGDQVDESEPVDLAEVAKQSWQTTETAHATLNVDESEIIEADRGQLRELFENLYRNAVEHGDDDVTVRINAMEDGFYVADTGSGIPASARDEIFEAGYSTADDGTGFGLRIVEQIAKAHGWEVRVTESTEGGARFDITGVEKVSD, encoded by the coding sequence ATGCGACTCAGCGCGCAACGAGAGATTCGAATCCTCCACGTCGACGAGGAGCCTTCGATTACTGATCTGACGGCAACCTTTCTCGAACGCGAGGACGATCAGTTCAGCGTTGAGACGGCCACCAGTGCTGATGAGGGACTGCAGCACCTCGGTGACCGCCCACCTGACTGCATTGTCTCGGATTACAATATGCCCGGTATGGATGGCCTGGAGTTCCTGCAGGCCGTTCGGGAGGACTACCCCGATCTTCCGTTCATACTGTTTACCGGGAAGGGAAGCGAGGAGGTCGCCAGCGACGCCATCTCCGCCGGCGTCACCGACTACCTCCAAAAGAAGAGCGGCACCGAACAGTACGAACTGCTCGCCAACCGGATCCGCAACGCCGTCGACGCACGACGCGAGTCCAAGCGTGCCGACAGACAGGAGCAACTGATGCGGTTGACGGAGTTCGCCGGCGATACCGGGGGATTCGAGATTGACGTTGATGCTGGGGATCTTCTACTGACTGACGGCACTCGCCGACTCGTCGGCTTACCCGAGGACGCTCACCTCTGTTTGGAAGAAGCGATCGAACTCTACCATCCGGACGATCAGGCGGATGTTCGACAGACCGTTACCCGAGCAGTCGAGACCGGCGAACAGACGCGTGGCACGTGGCGTCTCCAGACGCTGGACGACGACGAACGGCTCGTGGATGTGACTATAACGCCAACAACCGATGGCAACGACGTCACCACGCTTCGGGGTGCTGTCCACGATATCACTGAACGGAAAGAACGCGAACAGGAACTGTCGCTGTTTTTCGAGGAATCACCGCTCGGGGCGATTCAGTGGGACGAGGAGTTCCGGTTCGAACGGATGAACGACCGTGCCGAAGAGATACTCGGCTACAGTGAGGCGGAGCTACACGGCGAGCCGTGGGAACGGATCGTGGCCGACGACGACCGCGAACGGGTCGGTGACGCCGTGGAGAGTCTGCTTGATGCCGACGGCGGGCGCCGAGTAATCAACGACAACGTCCGGAAGGACGGCGAGACGCTGATCTGCGAGTGGCACAACCGCGCAGTGACTGATGCCGACGGAACCGTCGAGTCGGTCTTCTCGAAGTTTCAGGACGTCACCGAGCGCGAGCGGCGCAAACGAGAACTACAGGAGTACGAGACGGTTATCGAAGCACTCAGTGACGCGGTGTACGTAGTTGACGAAGACGGGCGGTTCAGGTACGTCAACGAGGAGTTCACGGAGTTAGTCGGCTACGACACGGAGACGATTATCGGAAACACGCCGTCGTTGATCAAAGACGGCAACTCCGTCGAACGGGCAGAGCACCACCTGGGTCGGTTGCTGTCGAGCGACGGGCCGGAGACGGTCACGTTCGAAGTAACGATACAGCCCCGTGCGGGTGACCCGATCGTCTGTGAGGATCATATGGGTGTCCTCCCGTACGATGGTGAGGAATTCGACGGGTCGGTCGGCGTGCTTCGGGACATCACCGAGCACAAGCAGTACGAACAGGAACTGGAGGCGCAGAACGAGCGCTTGGAGGAGTTCGCCAGTATCGTCAGCCACGACTTGCGGAACCCACTCGGCGTGGCCGAGGGCCATCTTGAACTGGCAGGAGGCGGTGATGAGAACGGCCACCTCGCCAAGGCAGTTGATGCGATCGAGCGGAGTCAGGCCCTCATCGACGACCTGCTGACGCTGGCACGAGAGGGCGATCAGGTAGATGAGAGCGAACCTGTTGATCTCGCAGAGGTGGCGAAGCAAAGCTGGCAGACCACGGAGACAGCCCACGCGACACTCAACGTTGACGAGTCAGAGATCATTGAGGCCGACCGGGGTCAGCTCCGAGAACTATTCGAGAACCTCTATCGGAATGCCGTGGAACACGGGGATGACGACGTTACTGTCCGCATCAATGCGATGGAGGATGGCTTCTACGTGGCAGATACGGGCTCTGGAATCCCTGCGAGCGCCCGAGACGAGATTTTCGAAGCCGGATATTCGACCGCAGACGATGGAACCGGGTTTGGCCTACGGATCGTCGAGCAGATTGCGAAGGCGCACGGCTGGGAGGTACGCGTGACCGAGAGCACGGAGGGCGGCGCTCGGTTTGACATCACCGGTGTAGAAAAGGTGAGTGACTGA
- a CDS encoding mechanosensitive ion channel domain-containing protein: protein MTGTVAAAGSHGTAVGVADSIDPGLRSGRVGQIDTGPLADLFDAVPRAVWLGAIVAVAGVILAVLLGVLTRRLLVRFGVPDAVEGTAFERTAREFGSSTVDVLGSLVRLFVLGVTFLGILAVGDVTVASGFWGRTVQFLPQLFFALVILIVGVVVGDKLQIVISERLTGIKLPEIGVFPRLAKFTVFYVAVLIALSQLGVATLALVVLLAGYILAIVFLGGLALSDLLKSAAAGSYLLLEQPYAIGDEIEIGNHRGIVQEVTLFVTHIERDGEEFVVPNSAVFETGVIRIRE from the coding sequence ATGACCGGAACGGTCGCGGCGGCGGGGAGCCACGGCACAGCGGTCGGGGTCGCCGACTCGATCGATCCGGGCCTCCGGAGCGGGCGGGTCGGACAGATCGACACCGGTCCGCTCGCCGACCTGTTCGACGCGGTTCCGCGGGCCGTCTGGCTCGGCGCGATCGTCGCCGTCGCCGGCGTGATCCTCGCGGTCCTCCTCGGCGTACTCACGAGACGGCTCCTCGTCAGGTTCGGCGTTCCCGACGCCGTCGAGGGGACGGCCTTCGAGCGGACCGCCCGGGAGTTCGGCAGCTCGACCGTCGACGTGCTCGGCTCGCTGGTCCGGCTGTTCGTCCTCGGCGTCACCTTTCTCGGGATTCTCGCTGTCGGCGACGTGACCGTCGCTTCGGGGTTCTGGGGCCGCACCGTCCAGTTCTTACCGCAACTGTTCTTCGCTTTGGTCATCCTCATTGTGGGGGTTGTCGTCGGCGACAAGCTACAGATCGTGATCAGCGAGCGGCTCACCGGCATCAAACTCCCCGAGATCGGCGTGTTCCCCCGGCTCGCGAAGTTCACGGTGTTTTACGTGGCGGTCCTGATCGCGCTCTCGCAACTCGGCGTCGCCACGCTCGCGTTGGTGGTGCTGCTCGCAGGCTACATCCTCGCGATAGTGTTCCTCGGGGGGCTCGCGCTCTCGGACTTACTGAAATCGGCCGCCGCTGGGTCGTACCTCCTGTTGGAGCAGCCCTACGCGATCGGCGACGAGATCGAGATCGGGAACCACCGGGGGATCGTCCAGGAAGTGACCCTGTTCGTCACCCACATCGAGCGCGACGGCGAGGAGTTCGTCGTCCCGAACAGCGCCGTCTTCGAGACGGGCGTGATCCGGATCCGGGAGTGA
- a CDS encoding DUF3784 domain-containing protein, with protein sequence MTVEQGNMVAGISTNTAVVTAVTVLTGVFIGWLGYRIRYRGDVHLIAGYRGGAPTDAEALSRVVGRVVLVVAAVTVLAGLIYPMLIISPSAEVTYWSGYTAIVLVLSGYAVLTSRQYADEL encoded by the coding sequence GTGACGGTTGAACAGGGCAATATGGTTGCTGGAATCAGCACGAACACCGCGGTCGTGACAGCAGTAACGGTACTGACAGGAGTCTTCATCGGTTGGCTTGGCTACCGGATCCGATACCGTGGCGACGTTCATCTGATTGCCGGATATCGGGGCGGTGCACCCACCGACGCGGAGGCGCTCTCACGAGTAGTCGGCAGAGTAGTACTTGTCGTCGCCGCCGTTACTGTACTCGCTGGTCTGATATACCCGATGTTGATCATCAGTCCGAGTGCTGAGGTAACTTACTGGTCCGGATACACTGCGATCGTTCTCGTTCTCAGCGGGTACGCCGTTTTGACCAGCCGGCAGTATGCCGATGAGCTCTAA
- a CDS encoding acyltransferase, with translation MSDDDGGEGPANGGIDDSSDGGRHGRVQRHPTPGRRNSLRYWTDVKPVWRVTLNYLLVWIARIAPSLRVRSWVLRRLGATVGDGVSWGLEATPDVFWPELITLGDDVIVGYDSVILCHEFLQDEYRTGEVVVGDRAMIGAKAVILPGVRIGADAQVAADSLVTRDVPAGATVAGVPAKEMGGDDPASAEAGPDGSPPDDPDAADR, from the coding sequence GTGAGCGACGACGACGGGGGCGAGGGCCCGGCAAACGGCGGAATCGACGACAGCTCCGACGGCGGGAGACACGGCCGCGTGCAGCGCCACCCGACCCCGGGGCGGCGGAACTCGCTGCGGTACTGGACCGACGTCAAGCCGGTGTGGCGGGTGACGCTGAACTACCTCCTGGTGTGGATCGCCCGGATCGCGCCGTCGCTCCGCGTTCGAAGTTGGGTGCTCCGCCGGCTCGGCGCGACCGTCGGCGACGGGGTATCGTGGGGGCTGGAGGCGACTCCGGACGTCTTCTGGCCCGAACTGATCACGCTCGGCGACGACGTCATCGTGGGCTACGACTCGGTGATCCTGTGTCACGAGTTCCTGCAGGACGAGTACCGGACGGGCGAGGTGGTCGTCGGCGACCGCGCGATGATCGGCGCGAAGGCCGTGATCCTCCCGGGCGTCAGGATCGGCGCCGACGCGCAGGTGGCGGCGGACTCCCTCGTGACCCGGGACGTGCCCGCCGGCGCGACCGTCGCCGGCGTCCCGGCAAAGGAGATGGGCGGCGACGACCCCGCGTCGGCCGAGGCGGGACCGGACGGGTCGCCGCCGGACGACCCCGACGCCGCCGACCGCTGA
- a CDS encoding helix-turn-helix domain-containing protein: MENSLEKLRKQHSLTQRALADQVEVTRQTINAIERNRYDPSAELIFKLAHFFECSVEDVFHPDMGLETTISEVE, translated from the coding sequence GTGGAAAACTCACTTGAGAAGTTGCGGAAGCAACACAGCCTCACTCAGCGGGCCCTCGCAGACCAGGTGGAGGTGACCCGCCAGACCATAAACGCTATCGAACGGAATCGCTACGATCCATCGGCGGAGCTGATATTCAAACTCGCACACTTTTTCGAGTGTTCGGTCGAAGACGTCTTTCATCCAGATATGGGATTAGAGACGACCATCAGCGAAGTAGAGTAG
- a CDS encoding DUF2178 domain-containing protein yields the protein MTHLLLSPTGVRRLFGLAVVLGGLALAGFTVVGRPLVGVGAYGLAMIATAVSLLRTDSPVFDERDETTSKEAASRTLTVFGLASAVVFPALTVAWGLDLFEWQPWSSAIALFVAVLFLTYGAFVVVIGQRR from the coding sequence ATGACTCATTTACTGTTGAGTCCGACTGGCGTTCGTCGGCTGTTCGGTCTCGCTGTCGTTCTTGGGGGGCTCGCGCTTGCAGGATTCACAGTCGTCGGTCGCCCCCTCGTCGGCGTGGGCGCGTACGGGCTTGCGATGATCGCTACCGCTGTCTCGCTGTTACGGACAGATTCCCCCGTTTTCGACGAGCGTGACGAGACGACATCGAAGGAGGCAGCCAGCCGGACGCTGACAGTCTTCGGCTTGGCGTCGGCAGTCGTGTTTCCGGCCCTGACTGTCGCATGGGGGCTCGATCTATTCGAATGGCAGCCGTGGAGTTCCGCGATTGCGCTGTTCGTTGCAGTGCTGTTCCTGACCTACGGCGCGTTCGTGGTTGTTATCGGTCAACGGAGGTGA
- a CDS encoding long-chain-fatty-acid--CoA ligase: protein MHRPMTTLDFLDRGVDVYGDAVGVVAHDGTEYTYAEFGERVDRAAAALSQLGISTGDRVALLSPNTHWFLETLFAINALGAVSAPLNYRLIAEDYEYILGDCEARAVVADFEYADKIETIRDRIPAEEFVANPADRVDGEWHDYESLLSAADPEAVERPDISEDDPATINYTSGTTGDPKGVVRTHRTEHWHALITTHHTEVADDDAYLWTLPMFHVNGWGYPYVITGVGGTHICQRHFDAGGAFERIHGRDVTYLCGAPTVLNRMIDFYESHDIAATGDKPVRIATAASPPPEATIRTVEDELGWDILHVYGLTETGPLITTSNSPRRIESDGRFTIKTRQGHAMLGTELRVVDEDGEDVPPDDETMGEIVVRGNQVMDRYWNKPERTREAFSGRVEGWFHTGDFATIDERGMVGIKDRKKDVIISGGENISSVEIEDALYDHPEIERVAVIGVPHEKWGETPKAIVVPAAGADLTEEGVIEFARDNLAHFKCPTVVEFVDDLPETSTGKIRKVELRESHGDPVE, encoded by the coding sequence ATGCACCGACCGATGACGACACTCGACTTCCTCGATCGGGGAGTCGACGTCTACGGCGACGCCGTCGGCGTCGTCGCTCACGACGGCACCGAGTACACCTACGCCGAGTTCGGCGAACGTGTCGACCGCGCGGCCGCCGCGCTCTCCCAGCTCGGCATCTCGACGGGCGACCGCGTGGCGCTGCTCTCGCCGAACACCCACTGGTTTCTGGAGACGCTGTTCGCGATCAACGCCCTCGGGGCCGTCTCTGCGCCCCTCAACTATCGGCTCATCGCCGAGGACTACGAGTACATCCTCGGCGACTGCGAGGCCCGGGCAGTCGTCGCCGACTTCGAGTACGCCGACAAGATCGAGACGATCCGCGATCGGATCCCGGCCGAGGAGTTCGTCGCCAACCCGGCCGACCGCGTCGACGGCGAGTGGCACGACTACGAGTCGCTCCTGTCCGCGGCCGACCCCGAGGCCGTCGAGCGCCCCGACATCTCCGAGGACGACCCCGCGACGATCAACTACACGAGCGGGACCACCGGCGACCCCAAGGGCGTGGTCCGGACCCACCGCACCGAACACTGGCACGCGCTGATCACCACCCATCACACGGAGGTCGCCGACGACGACGCGTACCTCTGGACGCTGCCGATGTTCCACGTCAACGGGTGGGGGTATCCCTACGTCATCACCGGGGTCGGCGGGACGCACATCTGCCAGCGCCACTTCGATGCGGGAGGCGCCTTCGAGCGGATCCACGGCCGCGACGTGACCTACCTCTGTGGCGCGCCGACGGTGCTCAACCGGATGATCGACTTCTACGAGTCACACGATATCGCCGCGACCGGCGACAAGCCGGTCAGGATCGCGACCGCCGCAAGCCCCCCGCCCGAGGCCACCATCCGGACCGTCGAGGACGAACTCGGCTGGGACATCCTGCACGTCTACGGCCTCACCGAGACGGGGCCGCTGATCACGACCAGCAACTCGCCGCGGCGGATCGAAAGCGATGGCCGGTTTACGATCAAGACCCGGCAGGGCCACGCGATGCTCGGCACCGAACTGCGCGTCGTCGACGAGGACGGCGAGGACGTTCCGCCCGACGACGAGACGATGGGCGAGATCGTCGTCCGCGGGAACCAGGTTATGGACCGCTACTGGAACAAACCCGAACGGACGCGGGAGGCCTTCTCCGGCCGGGTCGAGGGGTGGTTCCACACCGGCGACTTCGCCACCATCGACGAACGCGGGATGGTGGGGATCAAGGACCGCAAGAAGGACGTCATCATCAGCGGCGGCGAGAACATCTCGAGCGTCGAAATCGAGGACGCGCTCTACGACCACCCCGAAATCGAGCGGGTCGCCGTGATCGGCGTCCCCCACGAGAAGTGGGGCGAGACGCCGAAAGCGATCGTCGTGCCCGCCGCCGGCGCCGACCTCACCGAGGAGGGCGTCATCGAGTTCGCCCGCGACAACCTCGCGCACTTCAAATGTCCGACTGTCGTCGAGTTCGTCGACGACTTGCCCGAGACCTCGACCGGAAAGATCCGCAAGGTCGAACTCCGGGAGTCCCACGGCGACCCCGTCGAGTGA